The sequence below is a genomic window from Pangasianodon hypophthalmus isolate fPanHyp1 chromosome 27, fPanHyp1.pri, whole genome shotgun sequence.
TCATATGAGgatcttcctcaaactgttgccacaaagttggaagcacacaactgcaTACAATGTCTGGgtatgctgtagtgttacagtttctcttcactggcccaaacctgttcacAATGCTCCTGTACACAAtacgagctccatgaagacattgttTGAGTCAAATGGCTTTATTGGCATTTCAACCATGTCTAGCTATTTAGTACACAGtaaaacgaaacaacgttcctccaggaccatggtgctacacaaaacaacacaggaCTACAAGACActacacattttttacataaagtgcacatgcaaacatgtgtaaacagcacaagacagtacaataactaccaaaacaggacaataggcaccgTAAGAATAGGTACAGTGCAGTGCCagctagtacacagttctagtaagaaagtgaatcagaaggttggaatggaagaactcgagtgtcctttcacagagccctgacctcaaccccactgaacacctttgggatgatctgcaccccagaccttctcacccaacatcattacctgacctcactaatgctcttgtaaaaagctaaataaacacaaatccccaagccacactccaaaaatctattggaaagccttcccagaagaatggaggttattataacaacaaaaggGGACTATATCTGGAGTGAATGTGATGATCCTATTGTgtgctggtcaggtgtccacaaacctttgtcCATATAGCGTATGTTAGTGGTTGTTGATGTGAGTGGATCAGGCACAGCagtcttacttacttacttacttatttacacaCTATGTATACTAGAAGCGCATCTTCTTGATGAAGCACTTGTTAATTACCATTAAACTCTTTGTCAGTGTCACTTGTGAGAAGATCTCAGCAACATTACCGTTCTAATACATTTCACAAAGTGCACTTTTCACTTCTCATGAAGGAGCTTTGTGCTTATGGAAATCCATGCACGAGCAGGATAAATTTGTATGCAGACCacatataatttgcatgaatgaataaatgaatgaatctgtCTCTTGCATTAATTGCCTAAAGTTCACTTAACACCATATACAGTAAACTTCCTATTGGCCATATATTATAAGTGTAGTACACAATCTGTTCTTTCATGCCCTATGTAGCAGACTAATATGGGGAGTAATGAGGCATTTGAGATTTAACAGGGATTTCTGTTAATGAGAAATTAATGGTTGGCAGTTAAAAAAAGATGTATTAATCATTAGGCGATATTAAACTGCCTATATTTAACATCTAACTTGACTTTATGTATTTCATAATAAAGAGGATAAACATTAAAGACAGAGTTTAGCGTAATATTGAGTTAATTGCAATAATCTGCTGCACAAATTACTAATAacttgtacttttttttcctgtaatgaATCATTGTAATAACTCCTGACCTATTTCACTAGCATGAGGAGGTTGATtgatggagactacaaagcatAAGGGTGTCTGCTGCCAATGTAAATCAGTGCACGAGCAGGATAGATTTGCATGCAGAGCAAATAAATTTTGCATAAAAGCTGAAGGTCTCATGTACTTGACTACAAGCAGTGAAATAACACCATTATAAAGCTATAAAGTAATAAACCTGAATTAACACCTCTCTTGTtttataatgacaaaaaaaaaaaccagacgtTTTCtggatttgttttctttttattatcaCGAATGTTCAAATCTTCCAATTAGTGCATTTTCAACACAACGCAAGAAAGCTTAGAAGCAAATACATAGCTCATAATATTTGCCTGTTTCAATTCTCTTAGCATTACATAAAAACCGGCTTCTGGAGTTTGCCCACTCGGAAAGCCTCCTCCATGAAAGAGCGGGAAAGCATCAAGTAACGTCCGTGCCAAAGGCACTTCGGAGGTCACCATCATTGTTGCGCTTTCAGAGAGGTCAACAAACAGAGACGAACAAACTGTGGAGAAAAacaatgagagagacagagagagacaaagtcaGAATGTATGAACTGTAATCAATTCTTACACcatgttataccacagtgctgctgaattctccattctgattggtcagaagaacAATGGTATCATTTCTAATGAGTCAATTGATTAATCCTTTTGGAGAACAAACTGTTATAAGTGCAACAACTGTTTCCCTGATTTTTGAAAAGCACTCGAACAAAggattggggggaaaaaaaaaccataaataattatatcattCACAATCACGTGACAGTTCACCTCCACACCAAATGATCATTAAACAGAAAATGCTGAGTCATGGCTATGCTAACTAGCAGGATTGTCGCTGCCTTCTTTAATGTGTACCAGAAGGTGAGCAGTGCTTCTGATGActttggacttggggaggaGGCTGGGGTTCCTGGGGAGGCCCCTGGGAGAGCATGCAGGCTCTGTGCACACGGGGTGGAGGTGGGAATCGAGCCCCCAACCCTGGGGGTGCTATGCAGCAGTGCTACCCACTAAGCCACCgtccctccccctccccctccccctccctcaCCCATATACATTATACCAGAAACGTCACATTTCAGGTTGGTACTCAAATCTTTCATACTTCCTCCCCATAACTAAAAGCAAAATGTTCAAACTGTGATGTTTTGTTACCTCCAACATCAGCGCGACTTCATTTGCCTAAGGCTTTCTCAATGGCTCTCACAATCCTGGCAAGCTTCTGATCGTTGTCCACAAAGCCGTCCCCATTCTGTCAAAACCAGACATGTTTTACGTTACATACAGATTATTGATGTTGGGAAAACGTACTGTAGCATTAGAGTATCCTCCTAGCACAGTACATTGTGAGTccgagtcctgggatgagcacaggacatgctttatgattacagcagcagttttcagatacaagtctacagtatccaggtgagaaaCAAGGGTGAGATTTGGatgtaaactgtttttgggaaggaGGTATCCATactttaaaagtacaaaaagtaTCTTTTACTTGGTATGCTCAACCCCCACAGAAGTGTATGTACTTGATTTCCTGTAGTGATTTTATATATCTCTTTATCTCTTAGCTCCATTCATTCTGGCTTTGGTTACGGGAATTTAATTTGCCCACAAGCAGGAATGTAAACACTATAAAAGGATTTCTGCTGAGGAAATGAAATGAGATCAGATGAAGATGGTGGCTCAAAGTAAAGATCGATCCTCAGAATGGAATTAGTGCATTGATGCTTATTACCTCATCTTACCTTGACTGTATTTGCCTTCTTGTCATCGTGTTATtgctctgggtttttttttttttttagaatatttgCATAACTGTAGCAAATATTAGCTGCTAAACATTTTAGTGTAAATTAAGCTGTTCTTCTTTAACCTTACACAATGTCTGGACCTAGAGATGAACCAGGAACACACTGGAGGCTGATCACTTTAGTGATCATAAATCTACACTACACAAACTATAGTTTTAATATATACTATAGtttttacacatatatatttttgatagagCTTCGGGAGAAGAAAgagtgaaatatacagtatactgtttACAATCACCaaacagtggctctgttatgctgcaagtgtgtgtgtgtgtgtgtgtgtgtgtgtgtggtttggggcTGATTTGGTTCTCTTAAACTGAATGGTCACTGCacatcaaaaaaacaaaaaaaatcttctcaaTGATTCCCTTGAACATTTCTACCcagatgggcgtggtctcttacAGGTTGACTCCACCCACATCCACAGAGCACAGGgttttgatgaggatgaaaatgatgtaaatgatgtGCTGTGACTGTCACAGCCACCAGATCGCCACCCAGCTGAACAATTTTGGAGCGATGTGTTAGATGTTGTGGTAGATACATAATAGCAACATGAATAATCCTCACCTTCTTCGAGTGCACCAGGACGCCATTCACCTGCACCTCAAACCAGCCAGTTGTTGTGGGAGTGCCCTCGCTTGTCTGTGGGACAAAGAATATCGGAGTTGACGAGGACTGGTGCAGCGACAGACATCAACAGAGTCACACattcataataatcataaatcatcaGAGCGTTGTGTtcttataagaaaataatcagtgatgcgGTGgcacatccagaagtgtttaattcttcttataccactaAACTTTGTCAGcgattacattatttattaattatagaaCAAcgtattgtactttttatccatttgtactGACATacatctgcgaaacaagttcgttcctgttgtGTTACagtacagcagctataaataggaaatcgcaaagtcctctgtcctgaaaacttttccgctgacactggagactccttccataaacgttaaacagACATCTCtccatatttatttacattattcgattttttctttgttaaataataatacgTTTTTAATTCATCTCAGATTACGTGAATGTCCACTATACAAGCCCCTGCAAGCgagcgtgttaatataaacctatgatttgcctCACAGCCAATTaagcaaattaatcaacaccttttggtGTCGACctatcagaatcgagaattcaagaGCGCTGTTGCTTAATAATAGTTATATAAGTGTTAGTTTGTTAGGCACACCTAAGCGATTACCTTATACGTACATTCCTTGGCCTTTTAGTCAAATACCCTGTGCGTCATGAGTCAGTAAGAAAGTGTACACGTAGGAAGTTTTAGGTGTACATAATAAACCAGCAACTCTGTGGAGATTCTTAAATAGGAAATATTGTACTGTAGCGGGATGTAGCTGTTGTCAGTAGAGTGGAAAGTGTAGAAGTAGGTGTAGTATTACAGAGTCAGGCTTTTCCCAGAATGTCTAAAATGCACACCATATTGCATAAATAATGCATTCGTTATAATCATGtctgaaatcccacaatgcttTGCAAGTATTCAAACTATTGCATGCAAAACACCCATAATGCAAGTCACTGAATCCTTTCTACCAGTGTAAAAACAACTTACAATCTCAAGGTCGCCTGGAAATTCATCCTCAAGCAATGTCTTGAGTTTGGTGaactgtgaaataaacatttacacataataattatcataataataataataataataataataataataaagtctaGCTTGAAATACAAAACCAAGTGCTGGAATGTgtgcaaagaaaataaacatacCTTGGGCCTGTACCCTCATGCACcactgaggaaaagaaaaataaataaagataaattaatattagattttggcctacttaaaaaaaaaaaagtatttaaattagattttttttaatgatgatatCACATATACTTGAAATCAGTGaaatttttctcctattaaacgcCATTCTAACAGTGCTATCACTGTCACCCTGTGACATCATCGCGGgacacaaccactaacttctccTGTGCATaacaaatacacaacaaaaCCCAACACACTAGCACTAGCATTACTAAACACCTCacaaatatttctataaaaacaCACGAAATGTGTTTCACAgtagagttttcctttaaataaaaataatttctcgAATAAAGGCTCCTCAGTATCTAACTCTCAAGCAATCCCAAAGGTTCAATCTCAAATGAATCCCTTCGTCAcacctagtgcactacatagtgtgtaCACGGCGTTATTACATAACGTACGCAGTGCACGGATGTAGGAAGTGGAGTGAAATTTGGACTACAGAAATGTATTTGTTGTGAGACGGATAACGCCTAGTGAAAACGCTTGCGTTTACTACACAGTCATGAAGGATTCACGAAAATGTGGACACTGTCATATTTATAGActgttttgcacatttattttgttttgtttttccactccaacGCGTTTTGTGTTAATTTTGGTTAGCTACTGTATAGGATAAGCACAATAAAGCTACGTTCAATGAACCTAAACAGCCCCTGTGACTAAACAGAGgtttatatgtacatatacgGTATATCTATAAATAACACCATGGTGGACTTACCAGTAAATGACATGTATTTTGACCCCCATTTCGGCGGTTGTAGAGGCTCTTGTCTGGATTAAGCACTGACTGCAGGCAGAAGGTTTAGGGAGGTAGCCAGCTCTGGGTTTAGAGGCAGGACTGAAGTGTTTCGGAGGTATTTCCTCGCTTATAGTCCGAGAGGCGAGGCGGAGCAAATAGGGAAATATTGTGCTCGGCCACAGAGCGGCGCAGCAACAGGCAAGAGGCGACACTTCAGTCAACTTCCTGGTCAAGCTTCTGTCACTTGTTTCTCAGTAGCCCAACTCTTTATTAAAAACTTCATTTTTTGTAAAcagaatgtgtaaatgtttaattcACTCCTGATAGGAGTAAGTCTATAAATTCCAATTCTACAAACACTTGTCCCcattaaagttaaaacttggtGCTTTAAAGTTGGTTGTGCAAGTCTCCTGGCTCTGCTAACACAACCCTAAAATCACAacaaattactttatttttattttttgatgagTCATCCTGTACTCCTCAAAATTTCATCCAATCAGATGCTCTCCGGAACACATAGCATCTTCCCTGTGGCTGTTTCCACACAGAACAGCTGATCACACTGTACACCGTAATATCTGTTTTCAGTTACTTACTTCACTGTTTATTCACCTTGCTTCTTTGCACTACATAAATTATAGTGTGGTTTTTGTGCTACTGCACTGACATACAtccatatatgtgtgtgtatatatatatatatatatatacatatatatataatatgtatgtatgtatatattcatttgtATATCCTGTTCATATTCCTGTTATATTCTTAACATGTCTTCACCACTGTACACTgattgtacatacatatatagatcACATTTATCCTTATTTATAATACCTACTGCACCTCCTGTACACGAGTCATCCATTCCCCTGTACATATCACCTTCATAGCTATATatccttatttgtaatttattgtaaatatgccacttatgcacttctggttagatgctaactgcatttcattggctttgtatatgtactttgaacagtgacaataaagttgaatctaaccTAATCTAATTTGCCCCACCCCTGTAAACAAGCTGGGTGTGACAAAATGCTCCACAGTACACTTTCAGGATGGTTCCTCAGGGATACACCTTTTGGACCTTTAGTGTAAATCGTTTACCTGGTGTACAGCATAAATCTAAAAACTAATTCTGAATCATTTCgatcatttaaaacattttacccTAAACAGTTAACTTATGTATAAGTTAAAGGTAAAATGATGTAGCCTGGGGTACCACCCCAGTGTCAAGGAAACATATACAGTAGTTTAGtactatttttttctgagagtgtagttTGTATAGTTACAAGCTGTTGTTGTGCAGCTTGCTACATGTTATTCTCCTTCCAAACACCCTGTTGTGTATTGAAAAGATGACTTTATATGTGTGTCTGCACTCATTCCCCCTTAAAAATCTTGAATGTGGCTCAAAGATGTATGACTGTTGATGGCCAATGGTCTATGCACCGTGACTCGCATATCAATAAGACATATAAAGGTACAttaatttatgtgtgtgtgtgtgtgtgtgtgcacttcttggttgttttattttactgcctTATAT
It includes:
- the selenow1 gene encoding selenoprotein W, 1; protein product: MGVKIHVIYCGAUGYRPKFTKLKTLLEDEFPGDLEITSEGTPTTTGWFEVQVNGVLVHSKKNGDGFVDNDQKLARIVRAIEKALGK